One region of Esox lucius isolate fEsoLuc1 chromosome 17, fEsoLuc1.pri, whole genome shotgun sequence genomic DNA includes:
- the LOC117592904 gene encoding uncharacterized protein LOC117592904 yields the protein MSNASNSEDEINKVGNEDFEDIQENDNEDDRINTEDDMSNASNSEDEDDEVDNENPSTTSLLGTDIEENEEDLSDSEGNIFDAARSEDENDVDSEVLMEGNTSGENTSAFSMGSEDRADTGDNPLYPGAPLSKGESVLMLMSYLLRHNLTGKALNHLLEMFNIMFPGLIPSSHYLFHKEFGSSSKFEVHFYCESCLKYLGIRADCPSQCDSCNTVFDASANLKNGFYFLVLPLYAQIKQLLQEHGISLNEKTRTLGIFSDIQSGEEYQKLCDSGVLEKDDLTLIWNCDGAPVFKSSKCSIWPIQCQVIELKPEVRKKHILMSALWFGPSKPSMFTLLTPFVKEASLLETEGIDWQDIQGNCHVSKVFVLVCSSDSMARPLLRNTKQFNGFYGCDFCYHKGGKSYPYDQPEPPLRNERDHFRHAMSASVNEPVFGVKGPSPLMKLSHFQMINGFIPEYQHNVCLGVTRQLTTLWFDTANSQAPWYIGKKIEDVDLQLAKIKPPIEITRTPRSITERKFWKASEWRAFLLFYALPVLKGILPARFWNHLFLLVFGIYTLLQDKIKTRSILMSELALKKFVIDFQRLYGKDNMTFNIHLLTHSTQSVKHWGPLWATSTFAFESNMGTLLKYFHGTQYVPSQIARHFLLWRELPEKAKQTNTSVKVQSFVEELYFNKRKTDKCEILNESVKGFGHPPLQENITTSYRLAIAKLCRNLGNCFWSYNRFLVDGVVYHSQKYDRLKKRYNSG from the exons ATGAGTAATGCTTCCAACAGCGAAgatgaaataaataaagtggGCAATGAGGACTTTGAGGACATTCAAGAG AATGACAATGAGGATGACCGAATAAACACAGAAGATGACATGAGTAATGCATCCAACAGTGAAGACGAAGATGATGAAGTGGACAATGAAAACCCCTCCACAACTAGCCTGTTGGGCACTGACATTGAAGAG AATGAGGAAGACCTGTCAGATTCCGAAGGGAACATATTTGATGCCGCCAGGAGTGAAGATGAAAACGATGTGGACAGTGAAGTCTTAATGGAGGGCAACACCAGTGGAGAAAACACATCTGCATTTTCAATG ggcAGTGAAGATAGAGCAGATACTGGTGACAATCCATTGTATCCTGGTGCACCTCTTTCAAAAGGAGAAAGTGTATTAATGCTGATGTCCTATCTGTTACGGCATAATTTAACCGGAAAAGCACTTAATCACTTACTGGAAATGTTTAACATAATGTTTCCAGGTCTGATCCCATCTTCACATTACCTTTTCCACAAAGAATTTGGAAGTTCATCTAAATTTGAagttcacttttattgtgaaagctgtttaaaataccttggTATTAGAGCAGACTGTCCCTCTCAATGTGACTCTTGCAACACAGTTTTTGACGCCAGTGCAAACCTTAAGAATGGCTTCTATTTTCTTGTGTTGCCCCTGTATGCACAGATTAAGCAACTACTTCAAGAACATGGTATCAGTCTTAATGAAAAAACTAGAACCTTAGGGATTTTCTCTGACATACAGTCTGGGGAAGAGTATCAAAAGTTATGTGACAGTGGAGTTCTTGAAAAAGATGACTTGACACTCATTTGGAATTGTGATGGCGCACCAGTGTTCAAAAGTTCTAAATGCAGCATTTGGCCAATTCAGTGTCAGGTAATTGAACTGAAACCAGAAGTGAGGAAAAAGCACATTTTGATGTCAGCGTTATGGTTTGGGCCAAGTAAACCATCCATGTTTACATTACTAACACCATTTGTTAAAGAAGCCTCATTATTAGAGACTGAAGGTATTGACTGGCAAGACATACAGGGAAACTGTCATGTTTCTAaagtgtttgtgctggtttgtagCTCTGATTCGATGGCTCGTCCATTGCttcgtaacacaaagcagtttAATGGTTTTTACGGTTGTGACTTTTGTTATCACAAAGGTGGTAAATCCTATCCATACGATCAACCTGAACCCCCACTGCGAAATGAAAGAGATCATTTCAGGCATGCAATGTCAGCTTCAGTAAATGAGCCAGTGTTTGGAGTCAAAGGGCCATCTCCTTTAATGAAGCTTAGTCACTTTCAAATGATCAATGGTTTCATTCCTGAATATCAACACAATGTGTGCCTTGGAGTCACTAGGCAACTAACAACATTATGGTTTGATACAGCAAACAGTCAAGCCCCCTGGTACATTGGCAAAAAGATTGAAGATGTTGATTTGCAACTTGCAAAAATAAAACCTCCTATTGAGATAACTAGGACACCAAGGTCAATTACTGAAAGGAAGTTCTGGAAAGCTTCTGAGTGGCGAGCATTTCTCCTCTTCTATGCTCTGCCTGTATTGAAAGGAATACTCCCTGCCAGATTTTGGAATCATTTGTTCCTATTGGTGTTTGGCATATATACATTACTGCAGGATAAGATCAAGACTAGAAGCATCTTGATGTCAGAACTGGCTCTTAAAAAATTTGTCATTGATTTTCAAAGACTGTATGGAAAAGACAACATGACTTTCAACATACACTTgctcacacacagcacacaaagTGTGAAACACTGGGGGCCATTATGGGCTACATCAACCTTtgcatttgaatccaatatgGGCACTTTATTGAAGTATTTTCATGGAACACAATATGTCCCTTCACAAATAGCTAGACATTTTCTACTGTGGAGAGAATTGCCAGAAAAGGCCAAGCAAACTAACACCAGTGTAAAGGTTCAGTCATTTGTTGAagaactttattttaataagcGAAAAACTGACAAATGTGAGATACTAAATGAAAGTGTCAAGGGTTTTGGGCATCCACCTTTGCAAGAAAATATTACAACTTCATACAGGCTTGCCATTGCCAAGCTATGTAGAAATCTAGGTAACTGCTTCTGGTCTTACAACCGTTTTTTGGTTGATGGAGTTGTGTATCACAGTCAAAAATATGACAGACTAAAGAAAAGATACAACA